In Burkholderia sp. WP9, a genomic segment contains:
- a CDS encoding PepSY-associated TM helix domain-containing protein, which yields MRRQFVRLHRWFGVATALFLFVAGLTGAVIAWDHELDAALNPSFFKARTAGPALSGLELARRVEAADPRLQVTYLPLAAEPGHTLQMMVLPRIDPATHQPYPLDFNQIAVDPATGEIKGRREWGAVSLARLNLIPFIYKLHYTLQLPFTGGVDIGTWLMGIVGIVWLFDSLIALWLSFPSAKVWRKSFAFRFGRGGYALTFDLHRSGGVWIWGLLMIVALTSVSMNLAAPVVRPIVSMFSTLTPDPLNNPEIRRAPQPGDTVLPRERIVQLAEQAGKARNLGIGPGGIYYAEFMHAYGVGFYATGNDHGDIGLGNPWMYWDAATGKQLSTQIPGKGTAGDIFLQVQYPLHSGRILGLGGRVLISAVGLAVAVLSATGLLIWLKKLNARRRSAQNANAARDAGRSAARP from the coding sequence ATGAGGCGGCAGTTCGTCCGCCTGCATCGCTGGTTCGGTGTCGCCACTGCGCTGTTTCTGTTCGTCGCCGGCCTCACCGGCGCGGTCATCGCGTGGGACCATGAACTCGATGCGGCGCTGAACCCGTCGTTCTTCAAGGCGCGCACCGCAGGACCGGCGCTGTCGGGGCTGGAACTGGCGCGCCGCGTGGAAGCCGCCGATCCGCGTTTGCAGGTGACGTATCTGCCGCTGGCGGCCGAACCGGGCCACACGCTGCAAATGATGGTGTTGCCGCGTATCGACCCAGCCACGCACCAGCCCTACCCGCTGGACTTCAATCAGATTGCCGTCGACCCCGCCACCGGCGAGATCAAGGGACGCCGCGAATGGGGCGCCGTCTCGCTCGCGCGGCTCAATCTGATCCCGTTCATCTACAAGCTCCACTACACGCTGCAACTGCCTTTTACGGGCGGCGTCGATATCGGTACGTGGCTGATGGGGATCGTCGGCATCGTCTGGCTGTTCGACAGCCTGATCGCGCTATGGCTGTCGTTTCCGAGCGCCAAGGTGTGGCGCAAGTCGTTCGCTTTCCGCTTCGGGCGCGGCGGCTACGCGCTCACTTTCGATCTGCACCGCTCCGGCGGCGTATGGATCTGGGGCCTGCTGATGATCGTTGCGCTGACATCGGTATCGATGAATCTTGCAGCGCCTGTGGTGCGCCCAATCGTGTCGATGTTCTCGACGCTCACGCCCGATCCGCTCAACAACCCTGAAATCCGCCGCGCGCCGCAACCCGGCGACACCGTGCTCCCCCGCGAGCGCATTGTGCAACTGGCCGAGCAGGCCGGCAAAGCGCGGAACCTCGGCATCGGGCCGGGCGGCATCTACTATGCGGAATTCATGCATGCGTACGGCGTCGGCTTTTACGCAACCGGCAACGATCACGGCGATATCGGCCTCGGCAATCCGTGGATGTATTGGGACGCGGCCACCGGCAAGCAACTCAGCACGCAGATTCCCGGCAAGGGCACGGCCGGCGACATCTTCTTGCAGGTCCAATACCCGCTGCACTCGGGGCGCATCCTCGGTCTTGGCGGACGGGTTCTGATTAGCGCAGTCGGCCTCGCGGTCGCCGTGCTGAGCGCGACAGGGCTGCTGATCTGGCTGAAGAAGTTGAATGCGCGCCGCCGCTCGGCGCAAAACGCGAATGCCGCGCGTGACGCAGGCCGGTCAGCCGCGCGGCCGTAG
- the purU gene encoding formyltetrahydrofolate deformylase — protein sequence MSTDHSFILKLSCADRPGIVHAVSGFLFERGSNILDSAQFGDSRTGEFFMRVHFQQVGGDPGLEALRTSFATLAEQFGMRWELHDASVKPRVVIMVSKIGHCLNDLLFRYRTGQLGIEIPAIISNHKEFYQLAASYDIPFHHFPLLGATPDAKAAQEARVLEVIDEHQADLVVLARYMQILSPKLCEALAGRAINIHHSFLPSFKGAKPYYQAFDRGVKLIGATAHYVTTDLDEGPIIEQEVERVDHSMTPEQLTAIGRDVECVTLARAVKWHVEHRVVLNGSKTVVFR from the coding sequence AGCGTGGCAGCAATATTCTCGACTCCGCGCAGTTCGGCGACAGCCGCACCGGCGAGTTCTTCATGCGCGTGCATTTCCAGCAGGTGGGCGGCGATCCGGGTCTGGAAGCGTTGCGCACGTCGTTCGCGACGCTGGCTGAACAGTTCGGCATGCGCTGGGAGTTGCACGACGCGTCGGTGAAGCCGCGCGTGGTGATCATGGTGTCGAAGATCGGCCATTGCCTGAACGATCTGCTGTTCCGCTACCGCACGGGCCAGCTGGGTATCGAGATTCCCGCGATCATCTCGAACCACAAGGAGTTCTATCAACTCGCCGCCAGCTACGACATTCCGTTCCATCACTTCCCACTGTTGGGCGCCACGCCCGACGCGAAAGCGGCACAGGAAGCACGCGTGCTCGAAGTGATCGACGAGCATCAAGCCGACCTGGTGGTGCTCGCGCGCTACATGCAGATTCTGTCGCCGAAGCTGTGCGAAGCACTCGCCGGCCGCGCGATCAACATTCATCACTCGTTCCTGCCGAGCTTTAAGGGCGCGAAGCCGTATTACCAGGCGTTCGACCGCGGTGTGAAGCTGATCGGCGCGACCGCCCATTACGTGACGACGGATCTGGACGAAGGTCCGATCATCGAGCAGGAAGTGGAGCGCGTCGACCACAGCATGACGCCGGAGCAATTGACGGCGATCGGCCGCGACGTCGAATGCGTGACGCTCGCGCGTGCGGTGAAGTGGCACGTGGAACATCGCGTCGTGTTGAACGGCAGCAAGACGGTGGTGTTTCGCTAA